A single window of Modestobacter italicus DNA harbors:
- a CDS encoding acyl-CoA dehydrogenase family protein: MDFTLSAKAEDVSGRMWDFMRDQVFPAEPVYEEWRAARGHDDHAHPPVLEELKTEARKRGLWNLFHHELGGMTNLEYASIAEIMGWSPTIAPEVTNCGAPDTGNMETLMLFGTQEQKDRWLAPLLEGEIRSGFAMTEPDVASSDARNIQTSIVRDGDEYVINGRKWWTSGAADERCQIFIVMGKTDPEGAPHRQQSMVLVPRDTPGLEIVRHLPVFGYQDQHGHSELRFTDVRVPVTNILSGEGDGFMIAQARLGPGRIHHCMRAIGMAERALALMVERSQARVAFGRPLAEQGTVRESIALSRIEIDQARLYVLKTADLIDRYGAKGARTEISAIKVAAPRVALDVIDRAIQLHGGAGVSNDTILARFYASARTLRIVDGPDAVHIRGVAKEELARERPYSG, from the coding sequence ATGGACTTCACCCTCTCCGCCAAGGCCGAGGACGTCAGTGGCCGGATGTGGGACTTCATGCGGGACCAGGTGTTCCCCGCTGAGCCCGTCTACGAGGAGTGGCGCGCCGCGCGCGGCCACGACGACCACGCCCACCCACCCGTGCTGGAAGAGCTCAAGACCGAGGCCCGCAAGCGCGGCCTGTGGAACCTCTTCCACCACGAGCTCGGCGGGATGACCAACCTCGAGTACGCCTCGATCGCCGAGATCATGGGCTGGTCGCCGACGATCGCGCCGGAGGTGACCAACTGCGGGGCGCCGGACACCGGCAACATGGAGACCCTGATGCTCTTCGGCACCCAGGAGCAGAAGGACCGCTGGCTCGCCCCGCTGCTCGAGGGCGAGATCCGCTCCGGGTTCGCCATGACCGAGCCGGACGTCGCGTCGTCGGACGCGCGCAACATCCAGACCTCGATCGTCCGCGACGGCGACGAGTACGTGATCAACGGCCGCAAGTGGTGGACCTCGGGTGCCGCCGACGAGCGCTGCCAGATCTTCATCGTCATGGGCAAGACCGACCCCGAGGGCGCGCCGCACCGGCAGCAGTCGATGGTGCTCGTGCCGCGGGACACCCCCGGCCTGGAGATCGTCCGGCACCTGCCGGTGTTCGGGTACCAGGACCAGCACGGGCACTCGGAGCTGCGGTTCACCGACGTCCGGGTGCCGGTGACCAACATCCTCTCCGGCGAGGGCGACGGCTTCATGATCGCCCAGGCCCGGCTCGGGCCCGGGCGCATCCACCACTGCATGCGCGCGATCGGCATGGCCGAGCGGGCGCTGGCGCTGATGGTGGAGCGGTCCCAGGCACGCGTGGCGTTCGGCCGGCCGCTGGCCGAGCAGGGCACCGTGCGGGAGTCGATCGCCCTCTCCCGGATCGAGATCGACCAGGCGCGGCTCTACGTGCTCAAGACCGCCGACCTGATCGACCGGTACGGGGCCAAGGGCGCCCGTACCGAGATCTCGGCGATCAAGGTGGCCGCACCGCGGGTGGCGCTCGACGTCATCGACCGCGCCATCCAGCTGCACGGCGGTGCCGGCGTCAGCAACGACACGATCCTGGCGCGCTTCTACGCCAGCGCCCGCACGCTGCGGATCGTCGACGGCCCGGACGCGGTGCACATTCGCGGCGTCGCCAAGGAGGAGCTGGCCCGGGAGCGCCCCTACAGCGGTTGA